TGCTCTGAAAAGCATCAAAGGGTGCATGCTTGTTCCATACAGTTTGCCATCAGGACCAGCCGTGAGCGTACTGAGCTCAGCTCCAGGTGTCTCGTAGGAAACCTGTATGATTTTATTCGTAAGCTTGAGCTTTTTTTCTGTCAGATCAAACGACTCTAACTTTTCTGCACCGGCAAGCTGGCCATGGCATGTATGAAATCCCGCTCCCCAATATTCGTGCCCTTCCAATGGCTCCACGGTGGGGCGCAGCACATTTCCGCCGCTAAGCTCAATCCAAGGCTCGGATGGATCACAGGATCTGAGAGCAGCGCTTTTATACTGAGCGTATACTCTCCCGTCGTTTCCTTTCCTCACATAGCCTGTTCCAATTCCATCTGTGTGCTGAGAAATGCTTGTTTGCTTACCGGTTTTAGGATGAAAGGCTGAGATGGAGGGGATTTCCGTACCAATTCCAGCGTAAATCCATCCATCATTTCCAGAAGCCATGGTTCCTGCGTAGCCCGATTCAGCATGTAAAGAAGGGAGAGTCCTGAGCTTCGGTTTGGCGGGATTAAATTCTCTCACTAATAAATTGGGGTAGGAAACAAAATAAATAAATCCATTGCATCCCTCGGTTATCGCAAAGACTGCTGCTTCGTCCTGCACCCTGCCTTTAAAAACCCACTTTCCTGAAAAAGGATTGAGACAGTAAAAGTCAGGACCTGCTCCTGAACAGAACAGCCCGGCTGACGTGGCAAAAGAAACATAAGGATACTCCCTGTTATCCAATTGAAGCTGCTGTGTTTTGCCTGTTTTCGGATTCGTGATAAGGATAAAGCCTTTAGCCGCAATTACAATTCTTTCTTCCCCCAATGAATTTCTGCACACCGCCGCAGTTCTTGTTTCGCTTAGCTGAACGGGAGCTCCCCAATTTTTTAAAAGGATAATCTTTCACCTCTTTTGCAAACAGGTTGTATACATGTATAGATTTATATTCTAAAAATTCAAAACTTTTGTCAAGGTAAAAATAAAAACAGCCGATCTTATCAGCTGTTATCTGTCATATGATTTCTTTCCGTGCGGCTCGGGAGCAAGGCATCATGAACAGGGTCTTCTGCTGGCAGCGGTTCTTTATGAGCTGGCTGAGTTTTTACTTCATCCAATTCCCTCTTTAATGCCTTATTCTCTTTTTTCAGAGAACGGATCCGGTTCATACCTGAATATCCTGCCATTAATGCGCCCATGAGAACAGAACCAAGAACAATTAATATGAGCGGCCATTGGGATTGGCCAAACAAATAATCCACTTCCACAGGCTCCACATTAATCACCGCAAAAACAGCTACGATTAGTGCAAAAAAGATGACTAGCAATAAACTCCATTGTTTTTTCAAACTAATTCCTCTCTCTCTATGGGGGTAAACGGATTAACATGAACAAAAACTTTTTGCACCTCTTCATATTCCATTAGTGCGGCACTCACACGCTTAGCGATTTCATGTCCTTCCAAAACCGAAAGCGTCGCAATGACGGAAATTTTCACATCGACGATCGCATAGTGACCGTGCTCTCTGGCAAAAAGCTCATCAATCCTTTTTACTCCCTCAATATTTAAAATGGTTTCCTTCATTTCAGCTGTATCCTCATCGTGCATAACATGATCCAGGGAAGCATGAATCGCTTCACTTCCTACCTTCCAGGCAGTAAAAAGCACTAAAATAGAAACAGCTACTCCCGCAAAAGGGTCGGCGTACAAAAGCCAATCAATCTTAAACCAGGAACCAGCGATTGCTCCGAGAATTCCAATAAGAGCGGCGAGTGAAGCAAATACGTCTGAACGATGATCATAGGCATTGGCAATTAAAGCATCGCTCTTCAATCTTTTACCCAGTCTGTAGTTATATTGAAACATCACTTCCTTAATGACAATAGCTGCCGCGACTGCCGCAATCGCAATTGGTGAGGGAGCTTTAGCCGGTTTAAAAAACGCCTCAAATGAGGTTTTGCCGATTTCAAATCCAACAAGCGTAAGCAGAACCGCTACAACGACTGCCGCAATCGACTCAGCTTTTCCATGTCCGTAAGGATGATCTTCATCTGGAGGCTTTTTGGCAAGCCTGATTCCGAACAGCACGACTACAGATCCAGCTACATCCGTGACGGACATTGCCGCATCGGCAATCAAGGCTTTACTACCTGAAATAAAACCGATCACCCCTTTTAATACGGCCAGGAGCAGGTTTGCGGCAATACCAGTGACAGCTGCGATCTGCACCTGTTTAAACCGATTATCCTTATTCATTAAGTCCCTCCTCTTATGCCGGTCAATTTCATCTCTTCTTATCTTATCCTTTATAAGAGGAATGAATGAGCGTGAACTGGGTTCCATCGTATTTTTTACATAATGGGACATATTATCATTGAATCTGCCTGTCATAGAAAGGAGCGATAGATGATGGAAAAAACAAATGAATTTGTAAATAACCTGCACGAACGTCAGGAAAAAGATGAAGCAAATCGAAAACATCAGGGAAAAGGGAACGCTGGCAAGGACTCTCCGAGCAAAACCCATAAAGAATAAGAAAGAGGACCGCACAGTTGGCGGTCCTCGCTTTTGTTACACTTCCGGGTGCTGATTCGAATGCAATTCCTTCGTTTGATCGTCTTTCTTTTTGACAAACTCTTTCTTCTTCAAAATCAGCCATAGCTGTGCGGCGATAAAGATAGAAGAATATGCCCCCGAGATTAACCCGACAAGCAAGGCAATCGAGAAATTGCGGATCGAGTCACTTCCGAAAATCATGAGTGCCACTGTTGTAATCACAACGGTCAGGACCGTATTGATTGAACGTGTAAACGTCTGCTGCAAACTCTTGTTTACAATCATACTTAAATCCTCGATCGTTTTTACCTTTGTTTTTCTTTGAAGCTCGCGAATCCGGTCAAAGGTTACAATGGTATCGTTAATCGAATAACCAACGATCGTCAGAACTGCCGCAATGAAGGTGATATCAACTTCGAGGCGTGTAAGACTGAAGAAAGCAACGATAAAGAATGCATCATAAAGCAAAGCGACGATGGCTGATAGTCCCATTCTCCACTCATAGCGGATGGCTACATAAATAACAATTCCGAGAGAGGCAAGCAAAATACCGTAGAAAGCATTCTGAGCGAGTTCCTTCCCAACCTCAGGAGAAACGGTACTTACTGTCGGTTCTTTGCCATATTTCGCAAACTGATCCTTCAGTTTTGCAATTTCCTCTTTGCTCAAAACTCCGACAAATCTTGCTACAGCCGTGTCATTGTTTGCACCGGCTAAGACAATTTCATCGGCTTCCATATCAATGGACTTCAGTTCTGTTTCAACCTGTTCAGCTGTGATTGGCTTTTCAGAACCAATTTCAACCCGCGTACCGCTTGTAAAATCGATCCCAAGATTCAGCTTGAATATCAGAATGATGATAAGTCCGGCTGCCACCGTAATTCCTGAGAAAGCGAAAAAGCCATTACGGTATTTTAGGAAATCCACTTTATCAAAGCGTGTCGGCGGATCCGTAAATTTATCCGTTTCGTAAATCTCAAGCATTTGACTCTTTTTCACGCCGAACCATGACTTTTTCTTATCGAGCCAGCGGCTTTCCACCAGCAGGGAAAGCAGAATTCTTGAAAGGAATACAGCAGTTACAAAGCTTGCAATAATACTGACAAGAAGCATCGTTGCAAAGCCTTTAACGGCGCTGGTTCCGAAAAAGAACAGGACTGCTCCGGCAAGCATGGTGGTTAAGTTTGCATCAAAAATCGTCATGAATGAGCGTCTGTTTCCAGACTTAAAGGCAGAGCGCACGGATTTACCAAGCTTCAGCTCTTCTTTAATCCGTTCATACGTAATAATGTTCGCATCGACAGCCATCCCAACCCCTAGAATAAGGGCGGCAATACCAGGCAATGTCAGAACTGCATTCATCCAATCAAAAATCTGAAGAATAACGAATATATATGCACTTAATGTGATGACCGCAATCGCTCCTGGAAGACGATAATAGAAAAGCATAAACAGGAAGATTACTGCTACTCCGATGATTCCTGCGAGCACAGTTGACTGAAGCGCTTCCTCCCCGAATTTAGCTCCTACGGAGGTTGAATACGTTTCATCAAGCTGGACCGGCAGAGACCCGGCATTCAGCAGGTTTGCAAGCTCCTGTGCTTCTTTTATGGAAAATTGCCCTGTAATGACAACATCGGTTGTGTCGAAAACTTCATTAACGTTTGGATCGGAAAGGAATTTCGGTTTGGCCTTTCCTCTTTCTTCTTTATATTTGTCTCCCGGCTGATAATCCAGCCAAATGACCAGTTGATTTTCCGGCTGCATAGCTACAATCTTGCTTGTAGCATCCTTGAATTTTGATTTATCCTTCAGCTTGACGGAAACGACAGGCTGATTGGACTGAGGATCAAAGGTTTGCTTTGCCGCACCCTGGACAAGATCGGAACCATTCAAATATTCCTTGTCATTCACGTCCCTGAATGTAAGCTTTGCCTGCGTGGACAGAATCTCGCGTGCTTTGTTCTGATCTTTAACACCAGCAAGCTGAACACGGATCCTTTTTCCTTCGATCTGAATATTCGGCTCGCTTACACCGAGTACATTTGCACGGTTTTCAAGGGCACGCACCGTACTGACTAGAGCTTCCCTGTCAATGACATCCCCTTTGTTTGCTGGCGATACATCATAAAGCACTTCAAATCCGCCCTGCAGATCAAGTCCCCTTGGAATGTTTCCTGTTACTTCCGGTGTTCTGAATCCAATAATAACTCCAACTAAAACAGTAATGAGAAAAAACGCAAGGATGCGCCCCCGCTTGATCATTATGTATCCTCCTTAGCTACTTGAACCCGTCCGTTACAGCAATTCTTCAAGCATTTTGGTGCCTTCTTCGCTTCCGAACCAATTAGGTGCTTTATACGATTCTACGGCCGCAAAATTCATGAATTCTCCTGCTCTAACAGACATGATGTCACTCACCATTTTATAAATCATTAATTCTTCTTTAGACTTCCACTTCTTTTTCAACAAGTATGTCCACAATTCCTGCTCTGAGACATGATCATAGCCTAATATCATAAACTCTTCCAGCTTGCTTTTCATAAAAGGCCTGACATGATGTCTGTACAGTTCCGCAGGATGTTTCTCCATTTGCGCACGCTCCTTTAACAATCCTTATAAGCTGTATGCCATACGATAGACCTATGCTTCTAAAACTTGTCATGCTTGGCCATCTCACAGTCATATAGTAATTGTATATGAAAACAAGCTATTTGAGAAGGCAGGGAAGGGCATGTCCAAGCAAACATTTTTAAAAGGAACGATCATATTAATTGCGGCAGGACTCATTACCCGAGTTCTTGGTTTCATTAACAGAATTGTTCTCGCAAGATTTGTAGGCCAGGAAGGGGTCGGCCTCTACATGATGGCAGTCCCTACACTTGTGCTGATTATTACCATCACCCAATTCGGACTTCCTGTTGCCATATCCAAACTTGTTGCTGAAGCTGATGCACAGGGAGATCAAAAACGCATAAAAAAAATACTCGCTGTATCCCTTGCAGTTACAGGAAGCTTGAGCATTTTTTTCACTCCGGTCATATTACTTTCCGCACCCTATTTATCGGAGCATCTTTTTACAGATCCAAGAACACTCTATCCCCTTATGGCGGTTGCACCGGTCGTCCCGATCGTTGCCGTTTCTTCGGTATTGAGAGGGTACTTCCAGGGAAAACAGAACATGAAGCCAGCTGCCTATTCACAGGTCCTGGAACAAATTATCCGGATATCGCTCATTGCGGTTTTCACTACGGCTTTTCTCCCATACGGAATAGAATATGCCGCTGCAGGAGCTATGTTTTCAGCTGTAGTCGGAGAGCTTGTTTCTCTTATTTATCTCTTTTTTATGTTTAAGCTTAAAAAGAAAATCAGAGTCCGGAAAAATTTTTTTCAGTCTATTAAATCCGGCAAAGATACATTTAAAAATTTAATGGAAATAGCGGTTCCAACGACTGGAAGCAGGATGATCGGCTCGGTTTCATGGTTTTTCGAACCCATCGTCGTTTCTCAAAGTCTGGCACTTGCAGGTATAGGCACGGCCATGGCAACAAGGCAATACGGAGAGCTGGCAGGCTATGCCCTGCCGCTGCTCATGCTTCCTTCCTTTATCACGTTTTCCCTTTCCACCTCTCTCGTACCGGCCATTAGTGAAGCAATGGCTCAAAACAAGAAGAAGCTGGTCGAACACAGGCTCCGTCAAGCATTAAGACTGTCCCTGGTAACGGGCGGGCTTGCAGCTGTTGTGCTGTATATTTATGCTGATCCCCTGATGAACTTAATGT
The Metabacillus sp. FJAT-52054 genome window above contains:
- a CDS encoding lipopolysaccharide assembly LapA domain-containing protein, with the protein product MKKQWSLLLVIFFALIVAVFAVINVEPVEVDYLFGQSQWPLILIVLGSVLMGALMAGYSGMNRIRSLKKENKALKRELDEVKTQPAHKEPLPAEDPVHDALLPSRTERNHMTDNS
- a CDS encoding cation diffusion facilitator family transporter, which codes for MNKDNRFKQVQIAAVTGIAANLLLAVLKGVIGFISGSKALIADAAMSVTDVAGSVVVLFGIRLAKKPPDEDHPYGHGKAESIAAVVVAVLLTLVGFEIGKTSFEAFFKPAKAPSPIAIAAVAAAIVIKEVMFQYNYRLGKRLKSDALIANAYDHRSDVFASLAALIGILGAIAGSWFKIDWLLYADPFAGVAVSILVLFTAWKVGSEAIHASLDHVMHDEDTAEMKETILNIEGVKRIDELFAREHGHYAIVDVKISVIATLSVLEGHEIAKRVSAALMEYEEVQKVFVHVNPFTPIEREELV
- a CDS encoding DUF4023 family protein, with product MEKTNEFVNNLHERQEKDEANRKHQGKGNAGKDSPSKTHKE
- the secDF gene encoding protein translocase subunit SecDF, yielding MKRGRILAFFLITVLVGVIIGFRTPEVTGNIPRGLDLQGGFEVLYDVSPANKGDVIDREALVSTVRALENRANVLGVSEPNIQIEGKRIRVQLAGVKDQNKAREILSTQAKLTFRDVNDKEYLNGSDLVQGAAKQTFDPQSNQPVVSVKLKDKSKFKDATSKIVAMQPENQLVIWLDYQPGDKYKEERGKAKPKFLSDPNVNEVFDTTDVVITGQFSIKEAQELANLLNAGSLPVQLDETYSTSVGAKFGEEALQSTVLAGIIGVAVIFLFMLFYYRLPGAIAVITLSAYIFVILQIFDWMNAVLTLPGIAALILGVGMAVDANIITYERIKEELKLGKSVRSAFKSGNRRSFMTIFDANLTTMLAGAVLFFFGTSAVKGFATMLLVSIIASFVTAVFLSRILLSLLVESRWLDKKKSWFGVKKSQMLEIYETDKFTDPPTRFDKVDFLKYRNGFFAFSGITVAAGLIIILIFKLNLGIDFTSGTRVEIGSEKPITAEQVETELKSIDMEADEIVLAGANNDTAVARFVGVLSKEEIAKLKDQFAKYGKEPTVSTVSPEVGKELAQNAFYGILLASLGIVIYVAIRYEWRMGLSAIVALLYDAFFIVAFFSLTRLEVDITFIAAVLTIVGYSINDTIVTFDRIRELQRKTKVKTIEDLSMIVNKSLQQTFTRSINTVLTVVITTVALMIFGSDSIRNFSIALLVGLISGAYSSIFIAAQLWLILKKKEFVKKKDDQTKELHSNQHPEV
- a CDS encoding post-transcriptional regulator — its product is MEKHPAELYRHHVRPFMKSKLEEFMILGYDHVSEQELWTYLLKKKWKSKEELMIYKMVSDIMSVRAGEFMNFAAVESYKAPNWFGSEEGTKMLEELL
- the spoVB gene encoding stage V sporulation protein B — encoded protein: MSKQTFLKGTIILIAAGLITRVLGFINRIVLARFVGQEGVGLYMMAVPTLVLIITITQFGLPVAISKLVAEADAQGDQKRIKKILAVSLAVTGSLSIFFTPVILLSAPYLSEHLFTDPRTLYPLMAVAPVVPIVAVSSVLRGYFQGKQNMKPAAYSQVLEQIIRISLIAVFTTAFLPYGIEYAAAGAMFSAVVGELVSLIYLFFMFKLKKKIRVRKNFFQSIKSGKDTFKNLMEIAVPTTGSRMIGSVSWFFEPIVVSQSLALAGIGTAMATRQYGELAGYALPLLMLPSFITFSLSTSLVPAISEAMAQNKKKLVEHRLRQALRLSLVTGGLAAVVLYIYADPLMNLMYGNADAAIFVKLMAPFFIFNYIQGPLQAVLQALNLARAAMINSLIGALIKTALIFVLSARPEMGIKGAALAIVIGIMTVTLLHLATVIKVVSLTIYVREYLYSFAAMVITGAAGYYAYYSWLKNFGSVIGLLAAIAICTGIYVILLIQFKLVLKEELKRVPLFGPALAKLIPNPR